In Castanea sativa cultivar Marrone di Chiusa Pesio chromosome 6, ASM4071231v1, a single window of DNA contains:
- the LOC142641441 gene encoding CBS domain-containing protein CBSX5 translates to MAVSLLAHVVISDLCLGKPALRSLPISATIADALAALRNSEDNFISIWDCADHHAAHSVSVNVGGDHRSCTCTCVGKVCMVDVICYLCKDDSLLSPSTALKAPVSAILPKIPGLVMHLEPSSSLLEAIDLILEGTQNLVVPIQTRISNYSRRKQLQKPSTTGFATTIHNGFEYCWLTQEDIIRFLLSSIGLFSPIPALSIDTLGIINTDILAIDYHSPASSAVKSISRSLAEQTSVAVVDSEGTLIGEISPFTLACCDETVAAAITTLSSGDLMAYIDCGGPPEDLVRLVKARLKEKNLDGMLEAYIQSAYSSSTSSSSDDESSLSPPRSGKYSRSMSYSARMVRRAEAIVCHPKSSLVAVMIQAIAHRVNYVWVIEDDCSLVGIVTFCEMLKVFREHLGSMG, encoded by the exons ATGGCAGTGAGCTTGTTGGCACACGTGGTAATATCAGACCTCTGTCTTGGCAAGCCAGCCTTGAGGTCCTTACCCATCTCAGCCACCATTGCTGACGCCTTGGCTGCTTTGAGAAACTCTGAAGACAACTTCATCAGCATATGGGACTGTGCTGATCACCACGCTGCTCACTCAGTCTCAGTTAATGTTGGTGGTGATCACCGGAGCTGTACATGTACATGTGTTGGCAAGGTGTGCATGGTAGATGTGATATGCTATCTTTGCAAAGATGACAGCTTGTTGTCTCCTTCTACAGCTCTTAAGGCACCTGTCTCTGCAATCTTGCCAAAGATTCCAGGACTCGTGATGCATTTGGAACCATCTTCAAG CTTATTAGAAGCCATTGATCTCATCCTTGAGGGAACCCAGAACCTAGTGGTACCAATACAAACCAGAATAAGCAACTATTCAAGAAGAAAACAGCTTCAAAAGCCATCAACCACAGGGTTTGCAACTACCATCCACAACGGCTTTGAATACTGCTGGCTAACTCAAGAGGACATAATCCGATTCCTCCTCAGCTCCATTGGCCTATTCTCTCCAATTCCAGCACTCTCTATTGACACTCTTGGCATTATCAACACTGACATCTTAGCCATTGACTATCACTCTCCAGCCTCATCAGCAGTAAAATCTATATCACGTTCATTAGCTGAACAAACTTCTGTTGCTGTTGTTGACAGTGAGGGAACTTTGATAGGGGAGATCTCGCCCTTCACGCTCGCCTGCTGCGACGAAACGGTTGCTGCAGCCATCACAACCTTGTCCTCTGGGGACCTAATGGCCTACATTGATTGTGGAGGGCCTCCAGAAGATTTAGTCAGGTTGGTTAAAGCAAGGTTGAAGGAAAAGAATCTAGATGGCATGTTGGAAGCTTATATTCAATCAGCTTATTCAAGTAGCACATCATCTTCATCTGATGATGAGTCTTCATTATCTCCTCCAAGGTCAGGAAAGTATAGCAGGTCTATGAGTTACTCAGCCAGGATGGTGAGGAGGGCAGAGGCAATAGTTTGTCATCCCAAGAGTTCTTTGGTGGCAGTGATGATTCAAGCAATTGCTCATCGTGTGAATTATGTTTGGGTTATTGAGGATGATTGTAGCTTGGTTGGAATTGTCACATTTTGTGAAATGTTAAAGGTTTTCAGGGAACATTTAGGGTCAATGGGTTAG